A region from the Aegilops tauschii subsp. strangulata cultivar AL8/78 chromosome 5, Aet v6.0, whole genome shotgun sequence genome encodes:
- the LOC109748081 gene encoding bZIP transcription factor 29, giving the protein MDDDSAHRRHLLPLPGPHGRPRAPPPRPPAAGPTWTRTTRQSMRVRPLIPSPPTSHPAAADLSSSLHRLQPSLRLPPAHPASVAARFVPGFGYYRVPPPPPPPLPPAASGGAGSHHSRSRSQPQFFSMDFLFRPPYPDPSAPAAIALSPPPPPPSGSDRGASGLPPQSGSERGASGLPPLRAGHQRSQSDVPLAFSSQPNLPMPPPAPVNAEALVAANNSTLDGILGAYNKSTNSLGAVGSSGPVGQERRDQLDSQAPAWSPGDSSENEAESADGSLPRHCRSLSADSLVGKFKFGPSGLEPSNSNSNLPPPSPGPGAAGRLARSGSGSIGGAAALFAKEFANSKEFSEAEKKVIMDSEHLAQIVLTDPKRVRRILNNRLSAAKSKERKAKYIVELEGKVQVLQGETMNLSAQVKMIKKGQARLSIHNHEMRIRLQALEEQAQLKEALNEALHAEVERLNLVVAEAINPHMPNSSEQRMSSQMIQLHQLQILRQPSQLQQGQQRQRNF; this is encoded by the exons ATGGACGACGACTCCGCGcaccgccgccacctcctcccaCTGCCGGGCCCACATGGACGCCCCCGCGCACCGCCGCCGCGTCCTCCCGCTGCTGGGCCCACATGGACGCGTACCACTAGACAGTCCATGCGTGTTCGCCCTCTCATCCCATCGCCACCGACctctcatcccgccgccgccgacctctcCTCCTCCCTACACCGCCTCCAGCCCTCGCTCCGACTCCCGCCGGCCCACCCTGCCTCCGTAGCCGCCCGTTTCGTCCCGGGCTTCGGCTACTACCGCGTGCccccgccaccaccgccgccgctgccgccggcggCGAGCGGTGGCGCAGGATCCCATCACTCGCGCTCGCGGTCGCAACCCCAGTTCTTCTCCATGGACTTTCTCTTCCGGCCCCCGTACCCCGATCCGTCTGCGCCGGCGGCGATCGCGctctccccgccgccgccgccgccgtcgggcTCAGACCGGGGGGCGTCCGGACTGCCGCCGCAGTCGGGCTCCGAGCGGGGGGCGTCCGGGCTGCCGCCGCTGCGGGCGGGGCATCAGCGGTCGCAGAGCGACGTTCCCCTCGCGTTCTCCTCCCAGCCGAACCTGCCCATGCCACCTCCGGCGCCGGTGAACGCGGAGGCCCTGGTGGCCGCGAACAACAGCACCCTCGACGGGATCCTCGGCGCGTACAACAAGAGTACGAATAGCCTTGGCGCGGTCGGCTCCTCCGGGCCCGTCGGCCAGGAGCGGCGCGACCAGCTGGACAGCCAAGCGCCCGCGTGGAGCCCCGGTGACAGCAGCGAGAACGAAGCCGAGAGCGCGGACGGCAGCTTGCCCAGGCATTGCCGCAGCTTGTCGGCGGACAGCCTTGTGGGGAAGTTCAAGTTTGGACCCTCCGGCCTGGAGCCGTCCAACTCCAACTCCAACCTGCCGCCTCCATCTCCGGGGCCGGGTGCTGCTGGTCGGCTGGCACGCAGTGGAAGTGGTTCCATTGGTGGTGCCGCTGCTCTCTTCGCCAAGGAATTCGCAAACAGTAAGGAATTCAGTGAAGCAGAGAAGAAGGTTATCATGGACAGTGAGCACCTCGCGCAGATTGTGCTGACCGATCCTAAGAGGGTCAGGAG GATCCTAAACAATCGGCTGTCTGCTGCTAAGTCAAAGGAGCGCAAGGCAAAGTACATTGTGGAGCTTGAGGGCAAGGTTCAGGTGCTGCAGGGGGAGACTATGAACTTATCTGCACAAGTGAAAATGATTAAG AAGGGCCAGGCTAGGCTTTCAATTCACAACCATGAGATGAGAATCAGGCTGCAAGCTTTGGAGGAGCAAGCACAGTTGAAAGAGG CTCTGAACGAAGCATTGCATGCTGAGGTCGAACGCCTAAATCTGGTTGTTGCCGAGGCCATTAATCCTCATATGCCGAACAGTTCAGAGCAGCGGATGAGCTCCCAGATGATTCAGCTTCACCAGCTGCAAATTCTGAGGCAACCATCACAGCTCCAGCAAGGTCAGCAACGCCAGCGGAACTTCTAG
- the LOC109748082 gene encoding uncharacterized protein, translating to MCSSASWNSSPPGVLFIRQQGKKKPHVSMTLRRKRLRLIRRRRRRELRRAAGGAEMAMLNLRLHLENRRILAENERLRERAGALHRENLALRANLCKAAPPPAEAAPGC from the exons ATGTGCAGCTCTGCTTCCTGGAACTCCTCACCTCCTGGTGTGCTCTTCATCAGGCAGCAGGGGAAGAAGAAGCCACATGTCTCAATGACTCTCAGGAGGAAGAG GTTAAGGCTGatcaggaggaggaggaggagggagctGAGGAGGGCTGCTGGAGGGGCGGAGATGGCGATGCTGAACCTGAGGCTCCACCTGGAGAACCGGCGCATCCTGGCGGAGAACGAGAGGCTCCgggagagggccggcgcgctccACCGCGAGAACCTCGCGCTGCGTGCCAACCTCTGCAAGGCGGCGCCACCGCCGGCAGAGGCTGCCCCCGGCTGCTGA